GTTATGCAGTCTACTCACTGGTGCTGACAATCTTACATGACCAATGTCGGTCCGCCACGGGACATGGATGGATTGCGGTTTGACTTGGAGCCAGAAGAGGTAACTTTTCCCCTTGTGCATAAAGAAGGAAAACGAATTCCTATTACATACGAATATCGAACTTGATGGTACGCCTGCTAGCCGAAGTAGAGACGTATGGTGACATTTGGACGCATGAAGCCGTGGGTGAGCGTCGTCTGGTTTACTCTTCAACagtctgcacatgtggaCACATAATACCGGTCTGTTTGAACGTCAATTGcctcatcaatgccatgatctgctgtctggtgctgaGCTTACGGGGGGCCTCACTGTAGAGCAGGCCCATCCGCCGATTGCAGCCCGCTGTGGTGCAGCGCACCGTTGGCCGTTGGCCACTGGCACAGCCCGGCGCCGTTCGGTGCAGGCAATTGACATATTGACAGTCTGGTGAGTGTAGAATCAATTCAGCGGGCGCAGTATGTAGGAACGGGGCGGCATGCAAGGCCCCCCGTCTCACGCGACACCAAAAGCTTGAGGCCGGCTGATGTTGCCATTGTCcatcttgttcttgttggaGTTTGGTTAATACGATGAGATGCGGTTAAGAAACATGTCACTAAGTGAATATATAATGTGGTCGTTCCCTCGCTGAAAACTAGAGAATACATCAAGTCACTTACACCATTCCAAGCATCGCCTCAAGCTGACATCACAACATCAGCGataacatcatcatcatcaccatcataaaaaaaaaaacaaccaTGGCTGCACACGTCGAGACAACCCGACCCAGAGAGCTGAATGAGCGTCTCACGGGAGAGCTGCTGCCTGCCAGAGGCGCCTCCATCCAGCCCGCGGACGGCAAGAAGTCAGTGCCGCGCCTCTGGGATCTCGGAGACGCATTCGCCGTGTCTGCCCTCAAGTCTCCATGGTACCAGTCGCTGTTCGACATCCAGAGCACCTTCTTCCACGCCTCCATCGACTTCTTCCGCAAGCCCGACCTCGACTACAGCTACCTGCTGGTGCCGCTGACCACGGGCAGCATCAGCTCGCCCATGGGCCTGGGGTCCGACTCGATGCCCGTGTCCATCAAGCTGCACGGCGAGGACACGTACCTCGCCGACTCGCAGCAGTTCCTCCTCGAGTACGCCCTCCGGTACAACGACAAGGCCCAGGGCGCCTACTACGTCGGCACCAGCTGCCGCGGCGAGGACCACGACAGCACCCACCTCAACCAGTTCTGCCACGTCGAGTGCGAGCTgcgcggcggcctcggcgccggcatgGACGTGGCCAACCGCTACATCGTCGCCGTGACCGAGGAGCTGCTCCGCCGGCAcggcgacgccatcaaggcccaGGCCGGCTCGACGCAGCACATGACGGACCTGCTGCAGCTGTTTGCCCGCAACGGAAACAAGTTCCCCACCATCACGCTGGACGAGGCCCTGCGCCTGCCCGAGATGCAGAAGGGCGAGGGCACCATGTGGGAGTACACCGTCGCCGGCCGCCCCGAGTGCGGCCGCTCGCTCAAGCGCAAGGGGGAGcaggccctcgtcgcccgcTTCGGCGGCGCCTGCTGGGTCGTCGAGATGGACCACCTCGGCGTGCCCTTTTACCAGGCCTACACCGACGCCACGGCCAGCAAGGCCCTCTGCGGCGAcctgctgctgggcctgggcgAGGTCGTCGGCTGCGGGAACCGGCACACcacggccgacgaggccctgGCCGCTCTGAAGCAGCACGACGTCGACCCCGCCTGCTACGCCTGGTACGTTGAGATGCGCAAGTTCAAGGCCCTCAACACGACCGGCTGGGGTATCGGGTCTGAGAGGTTCCTGAGCTGGGTCTTGCAGCATGACGACGTGCGAGATGTCCAGCTTCTGCCTAGGCTCAAGGGGCTCAACTGCGCTCCTTGAGGGGGACAACTTGTGTGCGACGAAAAGTTGTATATATCGGTCGGAGTTgtatattttagcttattgCGAGTGGCAACCATGGGCAATCtagaaaaagaagaataaaactattattacACCAGACGACCGGCTTTGACGGAGCCGTCTATTCTCTACCATACTACAGTGTATTAACGTATACGTCTTGATTGGTGAACGTGATTCTGCCACGGATTATAGATGGCGCAGTATTAAAAACGATCTGGTCAAATGTCCATTTGTTGAAGCGCAATACTTGGTGATATCCTCCTCTAAACTGTGACACGTGACTTGATTGTGTATGTACTTTAGTCTGTGAATTTGAACAACATGTTGGCAAAATACCAGCACTGCTGTGTTGTATGAGATAATGAGACCCATCTCATGAGACTGAATGCGCCTGCTTGTGTTGCGCCGTTTGGTCCGTTCGGTCGCGTGAGCAATTGCCGTCCCTTTGCGGTATTCCATCGTGTGAGCAATTGCCGTCTCCGTGCGCCGATCTGTCGTGGCAGCAATTGCCGCCCATGTCAATGGCAGATCATGGCAACGCTCCCCTGCAAAAGGATCTCCGCAAATGGAGCTGTTCATGGCTCGGCACCCGGGACACACATGCCACCATGGACAGGCCACAGTCTGGATGTGGTGCCGAATCGATGGGGATGGGGGCGGAGCAGCCTTGGCGTTTGACAAGGCGGCAGTTGCCTTATGCGGAAACAATTTGAGATCTCTTGATAACTACATCTTTGCTGGCTACACCTCTTCCCACTCGACTTGTACTTGCCACCTTTGGGCGTGTTTCGACTTTTGGACCACTCCATCTTTGTCTGTGCAACGGGTTAGAATGGCCACATGTCCATCGGGACCTCACGAGTGAGAACGGACAAAGCACattggcgccatggccggctaATGAGCGACTGGAGCTCATAATAATGCTTGTTATGCGGGTGAGACTAGTTTGCCAAACGTGTCCTTCGCCCCGCCAAGGGACCTTTGCGGCCAAAAGCCCCCGGGGCGAAAAAACACACATGAGAACATACGATGAAGAAAAGAGGGGAGAGGCTAGTCTCTTTGCACTTCTCCTCACACGATCGGGACCTTTGAAATTAATAATACGAAGggtctgtacggagtacatacgtaAGAACAAAAAAGCTGGCGACCATGGCTCTGGAGTTCATGCGAGATTGATTGCTGGCGCGCTCGTAAAGGGGGGCGCACGGCCCCACATGATGTTGCTACCCGTGTCGCAGCCCCACCCACTCGCGCCTGGTCCGAATTTCCGCGCACGACCAACCAATCGAAGTCGCGGGGAAGGAGCGGGTACTGCCGAGGCAATGGACGCGAGTACGTACTGCCGGGCACGCTGCTGCCGGTGGCGTTTGGCACGTCGCAGCGACGACAGCCGACCTTCCCGGCCCGGAAGTCTGCGCCAGCCGAGAACCGGCTTAGCGCACGGGGCTTTATGCTTGACTGGtttgtgctccgtacataaGTTGTGAGTCAGCTCGACTGCTCGCACGCTGGGGGCCCTGCATGGCGCAGTGTTGCATCGCAGCCATGGATCGTCTATCCCACTGACTCGCACGGCGCTGGAGTTGCAGGGTTTGTTGGCAGCACCTGCTTGTGTCCGCTTGTGGCCGGCGCCGGGGACGGGCCAGTCTGCGCGGAGGACCTGCGGCGCCATTGTACAAACCAACAATCACCAATACAATAGTGCAAAGCTTCCGAGTATTTTGAGTACTACCACGCAACTTGGAGATCATGGCATTATAGAATAACTATTTTTTCAGGTGTAAAATCGTACCCGTTCAAAAAGTAGGTGTGCTGGACAAGGTTGTGTGCCGTCGTCAATGGTTGGTGGGGGACGGCAAACGGCCACACACACCAGAGAGAGTAGATAAATATCTCGACAAGCCAAGACGTGTGCTTCTTATTTGCCCCCCCTTTCCCATTTCCTCGTCTCTTTTCCACCTCTCCCCAAAATTAAACGCCATGTCTACGACAGCCCAGAAACCCCTCCCCATCATCCATCTCAATGGCTTCCCGGGGACGGGCAAGCTCACCGTCGCGAAATGTCTGCAGAAGATGCTAGGGCCTCACGGCCGCCTGGTTCACAACCACCTGCTCATCAACCCGGCCGACGCCGTGCTGCACCGCACCGAGCCGGGATACCAGGACCTGCGGCGCGCTATCCGCAGCGCCGTCTTCTCGTCTCTGGCGCAGAGCGCCGCCACCCACGACTTTGCCTACCTCTTCACCGACTTCCAGTCCAGCGACCCCGTCGGCAGCGCCACGTGCGCCGAATACCTGAGCGCAGCGCGCGCCAGAGGGTGCTCGCTCGTGTCCGTCGTCATGAGctgcgacgaggccgccaatGTCGAGAGGCTAATCACGTCGGAGCGCCAGGCGCATGGAAAGATTGTCGACCGCGAGCTGCTTGGCAAGTTTCGCAGCGGCGTGGATATTCACCGGTTTGACGGTCCGGACCACGCCAGCCTAGAGCTGGACGTGACGCAGTTGAGTGCCGAGGAGGCGGCGCACCGGATTCTGCAGCACGTGTTCAGGACTTGTCCCGAGGTTGAACGGGCCGTGGCGGGTGGGAAGGCATCATGACGGCGCAAATAGCTGCAAGGTACTCATAATAGACATTGTTCATGTTCATTCTCTGGACGGTACTGGTGTGATGTTGGGGAAATGATCGTATTATTGTGAAACTACTAGATGTGGATGGATGATTGTACAAGT
The Metarhizium brunneum chromosome 7, complete sequence genome window above contains:
- the asnS gene encoding Asparagine--tRNA ligase — protein: MAAHVETTRPRELNERLTGELLPARGASIQPADGKKSVPRLWDLGDAFAVSALKSPWYQSLFDIQSTFFHASIDFFRKPDLDYSYLLVPLTTGSISSPMGLGSDSMPVSIKLHGEDTYLADSQQFLLEYALRYNDKAQGAYYVGTSCRGEDHDSTHLNQFCHVECELRGGLGAGMDVANRYIVAVTEELLRRHGDAIKAQAGSTQHMTDLLQLFARNGNKFPTITLDEALRLPEMQKGEGTMWEYTVAGRPECGRSLKRKGEQALVARFGGACWVVEMDHLGVPFYQAYTDATASKALCGDLLLGLGEVVGCGNRHTTADEALAALKQHDVDPACYAWYVEMRKFKALNTTGWGIGSERFLSWVLQHDDVRDVQLLPRLKGLNCAP